Below is a window of Onychomys torridus unplaced genomic scaffold, mOncTor1.1, whole genome shotgun sequence DNA.
atctcaaatttttaaataaatcacctGAGGAGCGTTCAGCAGCTGAGACAGTGCTCAGCTCCCCTAGTATCTCCACTCCTCTGATTGAACCCAACATACAAAAGAATCTTACTCAAGAACACTTAATAAGGCAAGAggttcttgaaaaacaaaaacagttgttAGAACTTCAGCAGAAGAAGCAGGAGCTTGAGTTGGAAGAAGCTAAGGCACAACTGGCAGTATCTCTCAGTGTTCAGCAGGAGACAGCCAACTTGGGTCCTGTAACAGCATCATGTGAGTTACATGTTTCACAAATTCCCACCATGGCCATTAAAATTCCCCATCAGGTTCCCGTGAAACCTGACAAAAGCCGACCAGGTCCATCCTTACAAATTCAAGACTTGAAAGGAATTACACGGGATCCCCATCTGAACAGGAGGAGCCAAGATTCTTCCCATGGAAAAGAGCAGAGTCATAGGAAGCAATTTGCAATGAACACAGTAAACCAGTCTGATAGtaaaacaaggaaaactgtaccCTCTGAAAAACTAAATTCATCCAAGCAAGCAAAAAGTGAGTCAAGTGAAAGAATAACCAAGAATGAACTTGACCAGTTAGATTCTAAATCTACATCTAAATCACAATCAcctttgaaaaacaaatcatCCCACAAAAAAGACTTGAAAAATCAAGAATGGGAAAGGATGAGGGTGTGTGGTAAGAACAAGAGAGAGCTAAGAATAAAAGTATCTTCAGGATAGAACTGAGGGCAaaaaagatgtaaaagaaaagagaaaaactgccGAGAAGATGGGTAAAGATGAGCACATGGAATCATCTGAACACAGGCTGATTGGAAGTAGAAGTCAAATCATAAATGGCATTGTGAACAAACAGGACATGTTTACAGAAGAACTGGAAAAACAGGGGCCAAAAGCAGGGAGAACAAGGTCTCGAAAGAGATCAAGATCAAGGTCACCTAGGTCTCAGTCACCCAATGGAAGGCAAAGAAGTATGTTTCCAAATTTGGCCCCCAAAACTAGAAAGATGCATGAGTCAGGACTTAAACAGTCACCTAGGGAAGAGTTCCCAGCACCTTCTAGGTAAGAAAGAATTGTTAAGAGAAGTACTAAGCAGGATGGTCAAGATTCCAGACAGCTGAAAAAGATGGATGAACATTGGCCAAAAGAAACTGCAAGTCCACCTTCTATGAAGTCAGATGCTGAATcaaaagagaataaagagaacTGGCAAAGCTCCAAGTCTGCTAAAAGATGGAAATCTAgctgggaagaaaataaaagcatccaCCTGTGTGATGAACATAGTAAAGCACCTCATCTAAGGCATAGGGAGAGCTGGTCAAGCACAAAAGGAATCTTGTCACCTCGAACCCGAAAACAGCACCATTGACCAAGTGGACATGCCAGTCTTCAAATTCCTAAAGAGTTAACCATTGCAAGCAAAACTGAATTCCTTCAAAAGTTGAGTGAACGTTCAGCTTCTGGTGACATTTCACAAGACAAGTTCCTTGGTGTTGTGCATCAAATTCCACAGCTCTTTCATTATCaagaaggtggaagagaggagcagagatCTCCCTTCAATGATTGTTTTCCATTTAAGCGACCTAGATATGAAGATTCAGATAAACCGTTTGTAGATGGCCCAGCATCAAGATTTGCTGGCCTTAATACAAATCAGCGGCTTACACCTTTAGCTGAAGACCGACCATTATTAGATGGACCTGGTAGGCCATGTGAGATGAGAGAGGTCCCACCCAAGATGATTATAGAAGGACCTAATAAATTAAGCCATAGAATGGATGGATCCCCTTCAGCAGGTTCTCTTGGGTTTGAGGGATCACAAAGACAAAGCAGGGGAGGAGGCCCTATGAAATTCAAAGGACCACAATGTCAGTTAGAAGGTGGGTGCCCTTTGAGATTTGAAGTTCCTCCAGGCCAAGTAAGAATACCTCTGAGATATGAAGGAAAAATtcttgaaggaggaggaagaggaggaggcagtttTCAATTTGAAGGTTCTCCTAGTGTGAGTTTGGAGGGATCTAAAGGTGGTTTGGGACATTAAGGACCTGGGGGTCAGCCTTTGGGCGTTCTGAGGTCTGAAGGCCCTCATGGACATCCTGTGGGCAGTCTTAGATTTGATAATCCTCGATGCCAGCCTATAGGTGGGCTCAGGTTTAAGGGGGGTCATCATCGACCAGGGGCAGCAATTAGGTTTGATGGGCCTCATGGTCAGCCAGGTGGTGCTATGAGATTTGAGGGCCCTTTGCCACAGCAAGGAGTTGGAATGAGGTTTGAGGGTCCCCATGGTCAGGCTGTGGCTGGTGTGAGATTGGAAGGACATAATCAGCTAGGTGGGAACCTTATGTCTGAGGGACCACATGGCCAACCAGGGTTTGGCAGAAGGTTGGAAGGACCTTTAGTACAACAGGGAGGTGGAATGAGGTTTGGGGGTCCTGTGCTAGGAATTGGCCTGAGAACTGAAGCACCTGTGGGTCAAGGGGGTCCACGATTTCAAGGTGGTCACTCTGTAAGGTTTGATGGACAGCCAGGTCAGTCATCACTTTTGCCAGGATTTGATGGAACACACAGCCTGCCAGGTCCTAGATTTGAAAGAGCTGGTCAGCCATGTCCACAGAGACTTCCTGGGCCACCTGGTCAACAGGTTCAACTGAGATTTGATAGTGTAACTCAAAGATTTGACGGGCCACAACAGCAGCAAGCATCAAGATCTGATATTCCTCTTGGTGTGCAAGGTACCAGATTTGACAATCATCCTTCCCAAAGGATTGAGTCTTTCTATCAGACTGGCCCATATAATGACCCACCTGACAATGCTTTGAATATTCCAGTTCAAGGACTACAGttccaaagaaatgaacaaatatttgaCACACCACAAGGTCCAAATTTTAATGGACCTCATGGCCCTGGAAACCAGAATTTCCCAAAGGCCCTTAACACAGCTTTAGGACAATATTTTGATGAAAAGAATCTTCAGAGTTCTCAGTTGGGAAACTTGGGCAATTTACCTAGTCCAGTATCAGTAGGAGCTCTTCAGACATCACAACAGGTTCTGACTGGTGTATCTCAGCCAGTAGTATTTGGTCAAGGACAACAGTTTTTACCAATTCATCCACAGAATGCTGGAGCTTTTAATCAAAATCCTTCAGGAGGTCTTCCTAAGGCATATCCTGATCATCATCTCAGTGAGGTGGATGTAAAGGAATTGTTTGCAAAACTGGTAAAATCGGGAATTCTCAAATTGTCCCAGCCTGACTCAACTGCAACACAGGAAAAGAAGGCCGATGCTCAGCCTCCCCCTGAAGAGGTGAAGGATCAGAATAAAGATCAAGATGTTCCAGATCTTACAAATTTTACAACTGGAGAGTTGAAACAATGTTATGACAGTGTTATAAACTGGCTGTACACTGGGATTCAGTGTAATTTTTGTGGAATGAGGTTTATGACATCCCAGAGAGATGTTTATGCAGATCATTTGGACTGGCATTATCGGCAAAATACAACTGAGAAATATGTAAGCAGAAGGGCCACTCATAGATGTTGGTACTACAGTTTAACAGACTGGATTCAATTTGAAGAAATACATGATCTGGAAAAACGGTCAAAAAGCCAGTTGTTTGAAAAGGTTCATGAAGAGGTTGTCGTCAAATCTCAGGAGGCTTCTAAAGAAAAGGAGTTCCAAAGGGTCCCTGCTGGACCAGCTGGAGCTCTTGAGAGTTGTGAAATTTGTCAAGAACAATTTGAACAGTCCTGggataaagaggaggagaaatggcACTTAAAAAATGCTATTGGAGTAGACGGAAAGATTTACCATCCATCATGTTATGCGGATTACCAAAATACATCTTTTGATTGTACACCATCTGCCACCAAGACTTCAGTTGAAAACCCTTGGAACATTATGGTGAACATTGTCAAAAACGAATTGAAAGAACCCTGTGAAAGTCCCAAAATTAAGCAAGAGCATATTGATGACCCACCAGCCTGTTCAGAAGAAAGTGTGGCAGCACCAACTGACATTAAAACAGGAAATGATACAGTTGAGTCAAtttaaatgaaatgagaaaatatgggtttgttttttaacaaaagctGCTATTGGTTCTAGAATTTCaagaatttttatgtatatatagacatatatgtatattaattgtCTTATCTGTGGCAGGGCCTTCAGCTATCATTTGgtttataaacacattttagtATTTGCATTTCCTACTGCCTGCACACTTTCAGGTGCTTGTTGTGTGAAAGTTCTGTTGATGATTGCAAAGTTAACAACATGAAAttgtatgtgtaaaaatgtacgatTTTCATTTGTGAactctaaattaaaaataaatatatttgctatttttaaaaaagcctgtaAACTAGCTTCCATAAGGTATACTCAGAGGATCTGATGGAGTCCTATGCAGGCCCTATGCacgttgcttcagtctctgtaagttcatgtgAGCTTTGATCGTTTTGAGTTAgaaggtcttgttttcttggtgtccactATCCCCTCTCGgtcttacactctttcctcctcctttaccaAAGGTGTCCCTGAACACTGAGGGGACAGATTGgttggagacatcccatttagggcatGCTCTGTGCAAtatctggctgtgagtctctgtatttgttcccatctgctacaggaggaagcttctctgacaatgactgagcaaggcatctgTCAATGAGtgcagcagaatgtcattaggagtcagtttatcacttaatctttgctttctttataacAGTAATAtgtggttctaccctaggtccctgggctatgtatctctggttcttggtcacccaaacaaTGATGGTATTGCTTCTATCTCATGAAGTGGAACTTAAGgcaaatcagttattggttggctactccctcAAGATTTGTGCCCCCATTGTCCTAGCATGTTTTGCAAACAGGACTGATTCTAGGTCAAAGGATCTGTGTCTAGGCTGGGTTTATGCTTCTCATTTGATAACAGCCAGAATACCTTCTTGTACCAAAGATTCTGGAATgatggggtgaaggctctatgtaggcaccagcttgactctTCCATGTTCATTGAGCTGTGTaggtgttttcttcagcaatatggGATTGCTGCCAGTTTGTCAAGAGCATGCTATGGTCTTGGTAATAGcttggttgtttggggattcccatgggacccctttggacAACAACTCAATTACATGTAACCCAATCGCAGCACTGGAAGCTTCACTGGGTGACAAATGATGgtcagttggggctctgtctccctcattagTTGGCATTTTCAtctagattgccttcatatatgtatgtatttagaaatTTCTGCTGTCAGGTTTTCATACTAGTCGTCAAACGTCAAATTTTACCCGTCCCTCCCCATATCCTCCCCCACaactccctctccccttcctacCCACTCTAATCTCTCATTGCCCCCTTTcatccatatctatctatttGTAACCCTTCTTACgatatctctctcttctctcaggcTGTTAATCTGTACCTACCCACTGTGATTCTATGGtctgtagcttggttatcattgacttaagagCCAATTTCGacatataagcaaatactttCATAGTTGTATTTCTGGTTCTGGTTTAAATCCCCCTGGATGATTTTTTGCATTtttgtccatttgcctgcaaatttcaccatatcttgtgtgtttgtgtgtgtgtgtgtgtgtgtgtgtgtgtgtgtgtgtgtgtgtgtttgtagagaTGGATTCTCTGTatggtcctggctgtcccggaacttgttttatataccaggctggtcttgaactcatagatgcGCTTGATTCTTCCTCTGAAGAGCTGAGATTAATagcaagcaccaccactgcccaatgatGTCATTCTGTTTTAAACAATTGAGTAATACTTTATTTtgtaaatgaaccacattttttcctttctttcattttattgttttttgattaGGAAttttttatgtagccctggctatcctggaactagctctgtagaccaacttGGACTggcactcagagatccacctttctctgcctcctcagtactgggattaaagtcaagtGCCACCACCCACAGGagtacttcattttctttatttattcttctgttgaAGAAAGTCCAGGTCCTTTCCATtgtctggctgttatgaatacaGCAGTGATCAGtgggttgagcaagtgtctctgtggtaggataacGAGTCCTTTGGGTAAATGCCCATGAGTAGTACAAGTGATCTTGAGGTCCATCAATTTTAATTCCTCTGAAGAGCATTGATTTCCAAGGAGGCTGTACAATTTTGCCCTCACTCCAGCAAAAATGGACTGGTCCTTCACATCCTCACCACCATGAGGAATCttatccaatttttttctttcttacttgttttttttttttattttggagacagggtttctctgtgtagcagctatTTGCAAGTGTTCATATCAAAATATATGTGTCATATATTCTTTGTAAGTTCTCCCCTGATGACAACACCCATGTgtgttagacacacacacacaccaagtacaTGGAATAAGAATGAGTCCAAAGTCCATTCAAACACTGAGACTCTAGGCAGTCCTTACATTGGCAGCTCCTggtaaagtaaaatattttgaccaggtggtggtggtgcaagcctttaatcccagcactcagcacctgaggcagaggcatgctggtctctgaattcaaggccagcctgtctacatagtgagttccaggatacccagggctactcagagaaacactttctccaaaaaagaaaaccaaacaagtgACATTTTTCTGACATGTACCCTCACCACAGAATATACATTCCAAATTCTGAAATGGAAAATGAAGGGATAGTAAGGAATTatccaaaaaaagaaacactgaaatATACCAGGGCAGATACAAAACCATGTAAACAAAACAactatacacataaattaaaattaaaaaaataaaataaaaaatcatttctaaaatcaaatgaaaacaaaaatatatccaGACCTAGGGTTAAGCCCTGTAATTTCAActacttgtgaggctgaggcaggaaggtccaAACTTCCAAAGCAAGtgggcaaaggcagaggcaggctgcaaaagagggggaggggtaagaaagcttcttttgcagtggtattgaGGACTGCAGACACACAGctgaaaataagaaacagaaggcTTCTAAGACAACCTCTCCCCAACCCTCTCTACCTAAAAGGAAATCAGACTAGAGATGATGGTAGAATTTTAGTGAGACTCTGAGTGCCTTACTTCCTACCTATTCTTGTGGAATGAGGTTTATGTCATCCCAGATATATGTTTATGCAGATCACTTGGACTGGCATTATCGGCAAAATATTACTGAGAAAGATGTAAGCAGAAAGGTCACTCATAGATGTTGGTACTACATTTTAACAGACTGAATAGAATTTGAAGAAATAGCTGATCTTGAATAAAGTGCAGAATGCCAGTTTTTTGAAAAGGTTCATGAAGAGGCTGTCCACACATCTCAGGAGGCTTCTAAAGGAAAGGAGTTCCAAAGTGTCCCTGCTGGAGCAGCTAGAGCACTTGAGAGTTGTGAAATCTGTCAATAACAATTTGAACAGTCctgggatgaagaggaggagacatGACACTTAAAAATGCTATTGGAGTGGATGGAAGATTTACGATCCATCTTGTTATGCGGATTACCAAAATATATCTTCTTTTGATTGTACACCATCTGCCATCAAGACTCCAGTTGAAAACCCTCAGAACACTTTTTTGAACATTGTCAAAAGTGAATTGCAAGACCCCCGTGAAAGTCCCAAAGATAAGGAAGAGAACACTGATGCCCCACCAGCCTGTTCAGAAGAAAGTGTAGCAGCACCCACtgacattaaaacagaaaatgatacaGTTGAGTCAGGttaaataaaataggaaaggtatgtttttattttttaacaaaagctTCTGTTGGATTTAGAAAGTGAAGACTTTTTATGTCTATATagaaacatatgtatataaattctcTTATCTGTGGCAGGGCCTTCAGCTATCATTTGgtttataaacacattttagtATTTGCATTTCCTACTGCCTGCACACTTTCAGGTGCTTGTGTGCAATTTCTGTAGATGAGTACAAATTTAACATAATGAAactgtgtgtgtaaaatgtacaaTTTTCAGTTGTTaactataaattataaataaaaatttttgctATAATGAAACATTTGAGTTCACGTCCTCATCCTTGATCAGCTACAACACTCCCCCATACAAGCCCTCTGAAGTAGCTGTGACACTACATTCTCACGTAAGTGTTTGGTACAAGACTCATCTGTGCTGTGAGCTCACACACATCTCCCTCCAGAGCCTGAGGCAGTGTTCATCCTGAGCACAGGGCACTGTTCCTGTCCACAAGGGCAGACCTGGCTCTCGGGTCCACCAAGTCCTCAGGTGACCAGACACCTCCAGGATTGGGATGACAATTGTCTCTGCATTGACTGCCTCAGCACTGTGTTGTCTCTGAACAGTGGTGACTGTGTGGGGACATTTCCCACTAGAAATAACCATGGTTTTGCCTCTTGGCCTGGACTGTGTCTACTGACACCAATGTTGCTTCTGGTATCTGGAGGGTAGAAACTGGGACAGATCTACAATGCACAGAATAGCTCACAACAGCAGATTCTCCTATGGAAATGGCCATGGCCAAGGCCAAGAAGCCTTGGCCTGGACAAAATGGGATCAAATTACCATCAGATTTCCCTTGGTCTCTGGAGAATTCTTTGCTTGATccaatgcatattttaaattatttatgtaaaaaaaaacagtaagaggATAGAATATATTTTCCCGAGCATGGAACCTAGGATGCAGAAACAACCATCCAGAACTGTCTGGCCACTGTGGACTTAGCAGTCCCAAAATGAATAGCAGCTTTAGAAGCTCCCACTGGGAGCAGCAACAGCTGGAGCATCAGCTGACCCAGCATCAGCTCTGGTGAGACATGCAGGGCATCCTTACATCACAGGTATCAGATACCCCAAAGAGACAGCTTGAGCAGCTAGGGTCTGTCCATTTCTACAGTGAAGAAGCCATAGTGAGGAGAGCACACTCAGTCAGAGTGCATGTGGTAGCTGGACTGGCATTGCTAGAGGCTATGTTCTGCAACCTTGGAGGCAAAGTGGAGATGCCCTGGGAGAGATGaatggcaggcagtggtggtagcTTGAAGATTGGAGCCAGAGGCTTTGGACCCCAGTACCAGAGAAGACCTGTCTGCAGGCAGGGGAGGGTGATCCTGCAGGGCACAAGGGGTTCCTGCTTATGAGACAAAATTTCCAGATAAAGATGCCAGGAGTGCACCCTTGGTGGTCCAGGAAGCAGTTGCCTTTCAGTCTGAGTGTGTATGCATTCAGGGAACACCAAGGTCCTTGTGGAGATGAGGCAGCATCCCCAAGTATGGAAGCCTGGTGGAAGCAGTGCTGC
It encodes the following:
- the LOC118576238 gene encoding LOW QUALITY PROTEIN: pre-mRNA cleavage complex 2 protein Pcf11-like (The sequence of the model RefSeq protein was modified relative to this genomic sequence to represent the inferred CDS: inserted 2 bases in 1 codon; substituted 3 bases at 3 genomic stop codons), encoding MSEQMPDKAGAARALEDICRDYQSSLEDLTFNSKPHINMLTIVAEENLPFAKEIICLIEAQTAKAPSSEKLPLLYLMDSIVKNVGREYLTAFTKDLVATFICVFEKVDKNTRKSLFKLRSTWDEIFPGKKLYALDVRVNALDPAWPIKPLPPDVKTSSIHMNLKFLNKSPEERSAAETVLSSPSISTPLIEPNIQKNLTQEHLIRQEVLEKQKQLLELQQKKQELELEEAKAQLAVSLSVQQETANLGPVTASCELHVSQIPTMAIKIPHQVPVKPDKSRPGPSLQIQDLKGITRDPHLNRRSQDSSHGKEQSHRKQFAMNTVNQSDSKTRKTVPSEKLNSSKQAKSESSERITKNELDQLDSKSTSKSQSPLKNKSSHKKDLKNQEWERMRVCGKNKRELRIXKYLQDRTEGKKDVKEKRKTAEKMGKDEHMESSEHRLIGSRSQIINGIVNKQDMFTEELEKQGPKAGRTRSRKRSRSRSPRSQSPNGRQRSMFPNLAPKTRKMHESGLKQSPREEFPAPSRXERIVKRSTKQDGQDSRQLKKMDEHWPKETASPPSMKSDAESKENKENWQSSKSAKRWKSSWEENKSIHLCDEHSKAPHLRHRESWSSTKGILSPRTRKQHHXPSGHASLQIPKELTIASKTEFLQKLSERSASGDISQDKFLGVVHQIPQLFHYQEGGREEQRSPFNDCFPFKRPRYEDSDKPFVDGPASRFAGLNTNQRLTPLAEDRPLLDGPGRPCEMREVPPKMIIEGPNKLSHRMDGSPSAGSLGFEGSQRQSRGGGPMKFKGPQCQLEGGCPLRFEVPPGQVRIPLRYEGKILEGGGRGGGSFQFEGSPSVSLEGSKGGLGHXGPGGQPLGVLRSEGPHGHPVGSLRFDNPRCQPIGGLRFKGGHHRPGAAIRFDGPHGQPGGAMRFEGPLPQQGVGMRFEGPHGQAVAGVRLEGHNQLGGNLMSEGPHGQPGFGRRLEGPLVQQGGGMRFGGPVLGIGLRTEAPVGQGGPRFQGGHSVRFDGQPGQSSLLPGFDGTHSLPGPRFERAGQPCPQRLPGPPGQQVQLRFDSVTQRFDGPQQQQASRSDIPLGVQGTRFDNHPSQRIESFYQTGPYNDPPDNALNIPVQGLQFQRNEQIFDTPQGPNFNGPHGPGNQNFPKALNTALGQYFDEKNLQSSQLGNLGNLPSPVSVGALQTSQQVLTGVSQPVVFGQGQQFLPIHPQNAGAFNQNPSGGLPKAYPDHHLSEVDVKELFAKLVKSGILKLSQPDSTATQEKKADAQPPPEEVKDQNKDQDVPDLTNFTTGELKQCYDSVINWLYTGIQCNFCGMRFMTSQRDVYADHLDWHYRQNTTEKYVSRRATHRCWYYSLTDWIQFEEIHDLEKRSKSQLFEKVHEEVVVKSQEASKEKEFQRVPAGPAGALESCEICQEQFEQSWDKEEEKWHLKNAIGVDGKIYHPSCYADYQNTSFDCTPSATKTSVENPWNIMVNIVKNELKEPCESPKIKQEHIDDPPACSEESVAAPTDIKTGNDTVESI